A region from the Danaus plexippus chromosome 26, MEX_DaPlex, whole genome shotgun sequence genome encodes:
- the LOC116774356 gene encoding carboxypeptidase B-like, translating into MFKPLLFVLASIYVVYGKHEEYDGHSLYQVRVENAYQVDQLMNVVERLLLDVWTYAQPEQDGLILVSKELKPLFEEELKSIGVEFAIDTENIKDKLDLEDQLLANASIADAGRTHRGLSFDVIHRYAVVDRYLSDLARQYSNVRVASGGKSVEGRDIKYLRISSNNFQSGNKPVVVIQSLLHAREWVTLPVTLYAIHKLVIDVTEQDLIRDIDWVIIPIANPDGYEFTHTRTRMWRKNRRTGFGRCIGVDLNRNFDFAWGIASSNQACADTFHGPKAFSEPETQMTRDIINRYRSRIELFIDVHSFGSLILYGYGNRQLPPHSNTLQQVAVEMARRIDAVKWPANRNYRVGNIAQVLYQASGGCSDYAQARIGNKLSYTYELPAYRNLNNMNGFLVDPAFIRQAGYETWEGIKFAARYVVKKRNLSFEN; encoded by the exons ATGTTCAAGccacttttatttgttttggcATCAATATATGTTGTCTATGGAAAGCATGAGGAATACGATGG GCACTCCCTGTACCAAGTCAGGGTAGAAAATGCTTACCAAGTGGATCAATTGATGAATGTAGTGGAACGCCTTCTGTTGGACGTGTGGACATACGCCCAACCAGAACAAGATGGACTCATCTTAGTTTCGAAGGAACTGAAACCTCTGTTCGAAGAGGAACTGAAGAGCATTGGTGTAGAGTTCGCAATtgatacagaaaatataaaaga taaGTTAGATCTGGAAGATCAGCTTTTGGCTAACGCTAGTATCGCCGATGCTGGAAGGACACATCGAGGTCTTTCATTTGATGTGATCCACCGTTACGCTGTT gTTGACAGATATCTCTCCGATCTCGCACGGCAATACTCCAACGTGCGTGTTGCATCTGGTGGGAAAAGTGTTGAAGGTCgcgatatcaaatatttaaggaTCTCAAGTAACAATTTCCAG TCAGGCAACAAGCCTGTTGTGGTTATCCAGTCGTTACTTCACGCCCGTGAATGGGTCACTCTCCCCGTGACTCTATACGCCATCCATAAACTTGTCATCGATGTGACTGAACAAGACCTGATAAGAGACATTGATTGGGTCATCATACCGATTGCTAACCCTGACGGTTACGAGTTCACTCATACTAGG acACGTATGTGGAGAAAGAACCGTAGAACTGGATTTGGAAGGTGTATTGGTGTAGATCTAAACAGAAACTTTGACTTCGCGTGGGGAATCGCATCCAGCAACCAAGCTTGTGCGGACACTTTCCATGGCCCCAAAGCTTTTTCGGAACCAGAGACCCAAATGACTAGAGATATCATCAATAGATACAGATCTCGCATAGAGCTATTCATTGATGTCCATTCATTCGGAAGCTTGATCCTGTACGGTTACGGCAACAGACAGCTGCCTCCTCATTCCAACACTCTCCAGCAGGTGGCTGTTGAAATGGCCCGAAGAATTGATGCCGTTAAATGGCCCGCAAATAGAAATTACAGAGTTGGTAACATCGCTCAAGTTCTATATCAAGCATCAGGTGGATGCAGTGACTATGCTCAGGCTCGGATTGGAAATAAACTGTCATATACATATGAATTACCTGCCTATAGAAaccttaataatatgaatggtTTTCTAGTAGACCCGGCCTTCATCCGTCAAGCCGGATACGAAACATGGGAAGGCATCAAGTTTGCTGCTCGTTATGTTGTCAAAAAAAGAAACCTTtcctttgaaaattaa
- the LOC116774511 gene encoding carboxypeptidase B-like, protein MKVWVFSCFIFAVSAKHEEFAGWKSYYVEPSDLGQLKSFNSLIQHIKVDVFAHPIVGRPGLILVDPSFQNELIGGLERLGIKYKIHAEDVKSQFDLEDDLFKNVYKKSPQSNFGGKLPYDSYQSYETINKYLDDIAKEYPEKAKVVTHTSFNGLPIKYLRVSTTNFEDPTKPIIYLDGGIHGREWLSIPPVTFAINRLLENGTDSSLLEKFDFILFPIVNTDGYQYSRDRSAAWRKTRSWYQDPWSIMCPGVDIDRNFDFHWNTTGAGSSKCSYVYPGVSAFSEAETRVVREILLENDRILMYISFSSWGSLIMYPWAVDGSLSSEVFRLHNVGVAMADTINALQMPEFFDYKVGNAALVRQLPMSGTSIDYAHHLGVPLTFTIELPGLFGGYFMNPIYMARICFETWEGVKAGIRKAEQLYM, encoded by the exons ATGAAGGTCTGGGTATTCTCATGCTTTATTTTTGCTGTTTCAGCCAAACACGAAGAATTCGCAGG ATGGAAGTCGTATTATGTAGAACCGTCAGATTTAGGTCAACTTAAATCTTTCAATAGTCTGATACAACATATAAAAGTTGATGTTTTTGCTCATCCAATTGTTGGACGACCTGGACTCATTTTAGTGGATCCATCGTTTCAAAACGAACTTATTGGTGGTTTGGAAAGATTGggcatcaaatataaaatccatgCTGAAGATGTTAAAAG tcaaTTTGATTTGGAAGATGACTtgttcaaaaatgtttataaaaaaagtcctCAGAGCAATTTTGGAGGGAAGTTGCCATATGATTCGTATCAATCATATGAAACG attaacAAATACTTAGATGATATTGCAAAAGAATATCCAGAGAAAGCTAAAGTAGTAACTCATACTTCTTTTAATGGGTTGCCTATTAAGTACTTGAGGGTGTCTACAACAAATTTTGAAGATCCAACGAAACCTATTATATACCTAGATGGAGGTATCCACGGTAGAGAATGGTTATCCATACCGCCTGTGACTTTTGCCATTAATAGACTTTTGGAAAATGGTACTGATTCTAGTCTATTAGAAAAGTTTGACTTTATTCTATTCCCTATCGTTAACACAGATGGATACCAATATAGCCGTGACAGA AGCGCGGCATGGAGAAAAACTCGTTCCTGGTACCAAGATCCCTGGAGCATTATGTGTCCTGGGGTAGACATTGATCGCAATTTTGATTTCCATTGGAACACTACAGGAGCTGGTAGTAGTAAATGCTCATACGTGTATCCTGGCGTTTCTGCATTCTCAGAAGCCGAAACAAGAGTTGtaagagaaatattattagaaaatgatCGCATTCTTATGTACATATCCTTTAGTAGCTGGGGTAGTCTCATCATGTATCCATGGGCAGTTGACGGTTCCTTGTCCAGTGAAGTCTTTAGACTTCACAATGTCGGCGTGGCTATGGCTGATACTATCAATGCTTTACAAATGCCCGAGTTTTTCGATTATAAAGTAGGTAATGCAGCATTGGTTCGCCAACTACCGATGTCAGGAACGTCTATCGACTATGCTCATCATTTAGGGGTCCCATTGACCTTTACGATCGAATTGCCTGGACTTTTTGGAGGTTATTTTATGAATCCAATTTACATGGCaagaatttgttttgaaacttGGGAAGGAGTAAAGGCTGGTATCAGAAAAGCAgaacaattatatatgtag